The genome window AGCAGACATTAAAAATATATAGAAAAGATTTACTCTTTTCTCCTATTTTTTTTAAACACCACTAAAATTAGAAAAACTATCTATAAAAAAAATCCACACTAATTTTGTAAAAATATTAAAAAAAGATAAGAAAAAGATATCTAAAATTCTTTTAAAAGATTAGATATATCTTCTCTTGAATAACCCAAACGTACAAAAAGACTTTTTAAAGGTTCATTATCAGGAATAGTGCCTAATTCTCTCCAATTTTTAAAGTCATTGCTCAATATACCATTAATTAAAAGTTGAATGGTAATTAAATCATCACTTTTAATAGCAATGAAAGCGTCTTCATCTTTAAAAACATTTTCAGGATCAATTAATGATATCCTTCCGTTTCTGTCTTTTTTTACAATAGCATTGTCAATTTTATAAGCCATAATACCACAACTGTTAATCTAATTAAATATATTATATAAATACTATTTAAAATTTAACCTTTGATAGATTTGTACCCACTTTCAATAGCCTTTAAATTCATGTCATGGAATTTAGGTTTTAAGTTATTTTTCATTGCATCAATGACAGATTCCTTTGTTAGTGGAAACTTGTCATCAGCAGTAACCGCACCTAAAAGAACCATATTCAATGATAAAACGCTTCCCGCATCAATAGCCAATTGGGTTCCGTCTATAGGCAGCACATGCTTAAAGTTTTCCTTTAATGTTCTGGTTATGCTGTCAACACTAGGATAAGCCTTGTCTGTTGAAGATGGGATTATCGGATGAGTATTGTAAACGATCTTGGTTTCAGAGTTGACCTTGTCAAGTCCCCTTATAGTTTCAATAGGCTCAAAGGAAAGCAACATGTCTGCACCCTGTTTTGGTATGATTGATGAATTGTATCCTCCAATTTTCAATTCAGTTGATACGGATCCTCCTCTTTGAGACATACCGTGAATTTCACTCATAACTACATCCAAACCCTGGTTCATTGCAGCTTCACCAATGATTGTGGAGGTTTTAATAATTCCTTGACCTCCTACACCGCAAATATAAATACTATAATGATTATCCATATTATCACCTACCTGCCTCTAGAGCACCATACTTACAAACCTGTATACAAACATTACAGCCGTCACATTGCGCTTCATCAATTACTATCTTTCCATTGATTTTTGAAATGGCCGGACATGCCAGTTCACTTACACACTTGTCACAGTTATTACAGTTTTTCTCAACCAGCTGTACAGGAGGTTTTTTAGTCAAACCTTTAATCAAAGTACATGGAGCTTTTGATATGATAACTGCAGTATCTTCTCTTTCAATAGCCTCTTTATAAGTTTTAACGACTTGGTCTAAATTAAACGGATTGATTACACGTACAAAATCACATCCGCATGCCAGAGCAAGTTTACGGATTGAAACTTCAGGAGCCTCATCGCCCATTCCGTCAACAGGAATTCCAGGGTTAGGCTGACCACCGGTCATTGCAGTGATTCTGTTGTCAAGAACGGTCAATACAAAATTGTGTTTGTTGTGTACCGCATTGATTAATGGTGAAACACCACTGTGGAAAAATGTGGAATCTCCAATGAAGCTTACAACCTTCTGGTCAGTTGAAACTGAAAATCCGCAGCCGTCACCGACACTTGAACCCATTGACAATAGGTAATCGGCAGCATTGTAAGGAGGATTGATACCTAAAGTGTAACAACCGATATCTGAAGCAAATACAACATCGGATGGTTTCAAACCCAATTCCTCGATTGCAATGTTTACTCCATAATACATTGCCCTGTGAGGACATCCCGCACACAATACCGGAGCACGTGAAGGAATATCGTCCTGAAGCTTTTCAAGACTTGAAGAGAATTTAACTTCTGAATCCTGTTTGAAATTTAAAACCTTGTTTATGCCGTCGGCCACGACATCGGAGTTGAATTCATGATAAATAGGAAAAGTTTCATCCAGTTTACCGTGCACTGTAACATTGAGTTTTTCAGCACCAACAACCGCCAAGGTATCTCTTTCAATAATCGGGTCCACTTCCTCGACAATGAAAACCTCATCCAAATCCTTCAGGAATTCGGCTACAAGGTCATGAGGGAACGGATATGAAAATCCTAATTTTAAGATGTTAATGTCCAAATCATTGAACTTGCAGACATCATGGGCATAATTGTATGCACTGCTTGAGGTTATTATACCGTACTTCTTATCGCCTGAAAGTTCAACTTCCCTATTGAATTCACTTTCATTGGTTAGTTTTTCAATTTTATGGATTTTGTCCCATAATCTTACGTGCATATCTCCTGCAAAGGCCGGAACCGGAACATACTTGGAAGGGTCCTTGTTAAAGTGTCCTCTTTTCCAGTGATTGTCGTTGTTTGATGAATTGTCAGCCACATCTCCGAATTCGACAACACCCCTCATATGGGATACACGGGTTGTTGTTCTCACAATTACCGGTATTTTAAACTGTTCTGATAAATCAAATGCATATTTAACCATATCTTTTACTTCTTGACAGTTGGATGGTTCTAAAATAGGCATGTTAGCTAATTTTGCATAATTACGAGTATCCTGTTCATTTTGAGATGAGAAAAGTGAAGGGTCATCGGCTGACAGGATCACCATTCCGCCGTTCACACCGGAATATGCGGTAGTCATGAATGAATCCGCAGCGGCATTCAAACCTACATGTTTCATGAATGTAAATGACCTTAAACCAGAAGCCGCAGCAGTGGCAGCAACTTCCATGGCGACCTTTTCATTAGTTGAAAATTCAAAATAGATATTCGCATCCTTAGCCAATACTGACAATATATTTCCAATTTCTGATGAAGGAGTTCCTGGATATGTAGCTGCAATGGAAACACCTGCCTCAATAACTCCCCTTACAGCAGCTTCATTACCTAGCAAAAACTGTTTTTCACCAGATACTCCTGTGACTAATTCTTTTAAATTCATTATAATTTCCTCAAAATAATATTAATAACAATATATTATATAGTACAACAAACTATAAATATATATTATAATGTTTTATAAACTTACAAGTTTAGAGGGGAAATGATGATTAAAGTTTATGTTTCAAGATTCAATAGTGAAACAGACACAGAACCTCATCTGGAGTGTTATGAAATTGAAAAGACACCCCATATGAAGGTTCTCGATGCTCTGCAAGCTATTAATGACAAATATGATGCAGATATCAGTTTTCAAAGTTCCTGTAGGGCAGGACAATGCGGATCCTGCGGAATATTATTCAAAGGAAATGGGGCCCTTGCCTGTCAGAAGGAAATTAAGGACGGAGCAATAATCGAACCTCTCCATTTTCCAGTTATTAAGGATTTGATTGTTGACAGGTCAAGCATTGAAGCTAAAGTAAAGCAATTGGAACTGTCTCTTCAATGTGACCATAAATGTGAAAGCATCAACGAAGACATCACAAAAAGTGAATCCAGCGAAACTAAAAAGGTAAGAAGCTGTATCGAATGTTATTCCTGCCTTTCAACCTGTCCGGTTGTCAACATTGCAACTGAGGAGTTTGGCGGACCGTACCTTATGAGATACATCAGGAAATTTGAAACAGATCCAAGAGATAACTTTGACAGACTCAAAGAAGCCCTTGATGACGGATTGTACAACTGTACAAGTTGCGGCAAATGCTTATCCGTTTGTCCGAAAAACATAAACACCTTTGGAGACGCAATTGAAAAGATGCGTGCAATTGCAGTGGCCAACGGTTCAGGACCTCTCCCAGAACATGTTGCATTCAAGGAAAACATTTTGGAAACCGGAAGGTCTGTTAAAACCAAAAATACACCATTCCTCAAGGAAGCTGTACACGAAACCGGCTCCAAAATTGCGTTCTTTACAGGCTGTATGGTGGACTACAAATTCCCCGAACTTGGCCACACATTAGTTAAAATTTTAAAGGAAAACGGAATTGACATTGATGTTCCTGAAGGCCAGGTATGCTGCGGCTCACCCCTTTTAAGAACAGGCCAGACTGATATCGTCCAGGACCTTGTTGATAAAAACAAGGAAGTGTTTAAAGATTACGACACGGTCATTACAATCTGTTCCGGCTGTGGAGCTACACTGAAAAACAATCATCCTCATTTTGGATCTGAACTAAATGTAATGGACATAAGTGAATTTCTGGAAGACAAAATCGACGCTTCAAAACTAAATGAAGTGAACATGAAAGTCACATATCACGACCCATGCCATTTAGGAAGAGGACAGGGAATAAAAGATGCTCCTAGAAACATTATTGAAATGATTCCTGGAGTGGAATTTGAAGAGATGAAATATCCTTGCCAGTGCTGCGGCGCAGGCGGAGGAATCAAATCCGGAAAACCTGAAATTGCAATGGACTTATCAAAATCCAAAGCTGAGATGATAAAGGATACAGGTGCCGAAGCAGTAATTACAATATGTCCGTTCTGTGAATTGAACCTGCAGGATGGTTTGAATGCAATTGACTTGGAAAACGTTGAATCAATGCATATTCTCAAATTATTAGAAAAAAGTTATGAATAAGATTACTTGGAGTTGATTAAAATAGGAGATGCTGCCGTAACTGAAGAAAAAGTGGTGGAAACAACTGCCATGAATTCCCCAGAAAGCAAAGAAGAAAGCAAAACCGAAAAGAAATCAACATCTACAAAAAAAGCAAAATCAAAAACCCAATCCCGAGGCAGTGCCAGGGCTAAACTCATTAGGGAAAAAGAGGAAAAGGAACTTAACCTATTTAAAGAAAATATTTACATCGTTTTTGTTGAATGTGAAACCCCTGGAAATGTTGGTTTTCTGGCAAGGACAATGGCAAACTTCGGATTGAAGAATTTGGTTTTGATAAATCCAACAAAATTAACAAATGAAGCTTATTACCAGGCAACACATGGAAAGTATATCGTGGAAAATGCAAAGATATACCAGAGCCTGGATGAGTTTTACCAGTCACAAAGAATCGACTTCAAGGTTGCATCTACAGGAATGGCTGGAGGAAGCTACAATTTATCAAGAATTCCAATAAGGCCTGAAGAGCTTGGCAAATCAATGAACGTTTCAAATAAGATTGCAATACTGTTTGGAAGAGAGGGGGATGGACTGACAAATAAGGAAATAAGTGATTGTGACATTTGCGTATCCATTCCAACCGATCCGACATACCCAATAATGAACATTTCACATGCAGCCGCAATAATATTTTATGAATTATTTAAAAACAAGCATGACTATGCAGTTGAGGGCCTGAGTGAAAGCAGCAATTTAGAAAAAGACTATTTGCAAAAAGATATGAACGATTTAATAGATTCTCTTGATATACCTGAGCATAAAAAGAAAAATGCTAAAAAGACATTCAACAACATTATTTCAAGAGCATTCATAACAGGACGAGAAGCCTTTACATTAAAAGGCATTTTAAGAAGATTAAAAAATAAGATTGGTGAACAATGAGGCGACCTAGATTTGTAGACATTAGCAGATTTTCTCTAAAATACGTCTTCAATTGGAGATTTTGGATTGCAGAAATTACAAAAAAATCAAAAGTATACAGAAAAATCGTTGACAAAATGCTTTTTGAAGATGACGAAATTATCGTCATTCCGAATACAATCAACATAAATCAGAAAATAGAATCAGAAGGCTCTGAATTTTTACCTACACAAATTATCAAGGATGTTATCAAACGTTGTGATGACATAGTAATTATGAATTCCTGCTTATGCAGGTCATCAAACAACTGTCAGGATTATCCTCAGGACATAGGTTGCATTTTCCTTGGACCTACAGCAAGAAAAATTCCTAAACATATTGGACATTTGGCCACAGTGGAAGAGGCATTAGAACAAGTTGATAGGGCAGATGAAGCAGGATTAAGCCACATTATCGGAAGAAATAAGATTGATACCGTTTGGATGAATATCAGACCTGGAAAAGGACTGTTAACAATCTGTCATTGCTGCCCATGTTGCTGTTTATGGAAAGTATATCCTAATTTAGATAATGAAATAAGTGAAAAATTAGAAAAACTTGACGGAGTCACAGTTAAACTTCAAGAAGAGAATTGTAAAATGTGTAAAAAATGTTTAAATGAAGTTTGCATGTTTGATTCCATTAGTCTAAAAGACAATAAAATATCCATTGATTATGATAATTGCAAAGGCTGCGGACTTTGCGTTAATGCATGTAAATTTGATGCTATAACAATTGATTATAGTGAAAAAACCATCGATAACATAGTTAATAGAATCGACAATTTATTAGAGATAAGAGAATTATAATTTGCGTGAAAATATGGCAATATTGAGTGATAAAACTATAAAAGAATACCTTGATGAGGGAAAAATTGGAATTGAACCCCTTTTAGATGAAAAACAAATCCAACCTTCATCCGTTGATATGAGATTAGGAGATGAATTTAAAGTATTTAAGGTTATCAGAAAACCATATATCGACCCGAAAGATGAAGAAGACGTTGCATCATATATGGAATCAACAACCGTCCCTAAAGGAGATGCATTTATAATTCATCCAAATGAATTCGCACTAGCTACCACATTAGAATATGTTAAAATACCTGATGACCTTGTTGCAAGGGTAGAAGGCAGATCCAGTATGGGCAGGTTAGGAGTGACTATGCACGTTACAGCAGGTTTTATCGACCCTGGTTTTGAAGGAAAGATAACTTTGGAAATATCAAACATCGGAGCAATGCCTGTTGCATTATATCCTGGACAAAGAGTATGTCAGATTGTGTTTGAAACCATGACAACACCTTCCGAATTACCATATGGACACCCAAGCAGAAAAAGTAAATATATGGGTCAAACTCGCCCTGAAAGCAGTAGAGTTAAATTAGATTATGAATTAAAAAAAGATTAGGAGCAATTATTTATGAATCATGATAAAATGTCAAATATTAGTGCAAAAAGAGGATTTTTATGGCCATCTTTTGAGATATATTCCGGAGTATCAGGTTTTACCGATTATGGTCCTCTTGGAGCCAGTTTAAAAAATAACATCATGCAGAAATGGAGAAAACAATACGTTTCTGGTGAAGGGTTCTATGAAATTGAAGGACCAACTGTAATGCCAAAAGAAGTTCTGAAGGCATCAGGACACGTGGACAACTTTACCGATCCTATGTGTAAATGCGAAGAATGTGGAGAAGTTTTCAGAGCGGACCACATTATCGAAGAGGTCATTGGTGAGGACGTGGAAAGCCTTGAAAACGAGGAGCTTGACCAAATCGTTATCGACAACAACATCGTATGTCCGGAATGTGGAGGAAAACTTTCAAACATCTGGAATTATAACCTCATGTTTAAAACTGAAATCGGTGCCAAAGGTGATAAAGTAGGTTATATGAGACCTGAAACAGCACAGGGAATATTCATCCTATTCAAACGTTTGGAAAGATTCTTCAGAGGAAAATTGCCTTTCGGTGCAGTGCAGCTGGGAAAAGCATACAGAAACGAAATATCCCCAAGACAGGGAGTAATCAGACTCCGTGAATTTACCCAGGCCGAAGCTGAAATATTTTTAAACCCTAAGGACAAGACCCATCCTAAATTTTCACAGATTGAAGATGTGATGCTGCGCTTAAATTCACAGGAAGTTCAGGAAAACAATTTGGAACCTTTAGAAATAACCGCTCGTGAAGCACTTGACAAAGGTATTGTAGCAAATGAAATGCTGATTTATCAATTATATTTAGCACGTAAATTCCTGACTGAAATTGGAATACCTGAAGATGTTTTAAGATTCAGACAACACCTCAAAGGAGAAATGGCCCATTATGCCCTTGATTGCTGGGACGTTGAAGTTAAAACCGACAAATACGGTTGGGTTGAAATAATCGGAATTGCAGACAGGGGAGACTACGACTTAAGTTCCCACTCCAAATTCAGTAATGACGAATTGAACGTGTTCATTGAATACGATGAACCTAAAAAAGTTCAAAAAACAATCGTCAAACCTAACTTATCCAAATTCGGACCGATATTTAAAGGAGATTCTCCTAAAGTCAAACAGGCAATCGAAGAGGCTGATGTTGATGAAGTCAAACAGGCCTTGGAAAACGACGGCAAATTCACCATCGAATTGGATAAGGTTTATGAAGTAACCGAAGATTTGCTTATCTTTGAGGATGTTGAAGAGGAAATTACCGGAGAAAAAATTGTTCCCCATGTAATTGAACCGTCATTCGGTATTGACCGTATTACCTACTCAGTTTTACTTCACTCCTTTACCGAAACCGATGAAAAGGACTACTTCAAGTTTGATAAATCAGTAGCACCAGTTCAGCTTGGAATTTTCCCATTGGTAAACAAGAAGGGACTTCCGGAAGTTGCACAGGAATTGACTGAAACCTTAAGAATGGAAGGTTTTAAAGTTGAATATGATGCAACCGGAACCATCGGTAAAAGATACGCAAGAGCTGATGAGATTGGTATTCCACTTGCAGTAACTGTTGATTTCGACACCTTAGAAGACAATCAGGTCACTATAAGAGACAGAGACACTGAAGCTCAGGAAAGAATAGCAATCGAAGACTTGAAAGATTACTTAGAAAAATTTTATAAATGAGTGTAAACTCATTTATTACTCTTTTTAAAATTTCTAAATAGGTTATTGGCCCACATCATCGCATCCTTGTTTTCAGATACCACCAATCTGTTTTGATCAAAATGACCATTATCCTTAAACAAACCCAAAATCATCATTTTATCAGTGACAATCAAGAGAAAATTGTTTTTAGATTTGAATGATGATATGTATCGGGAGTCCGATTTTTTCTCATAAATATCATAGATTTCATCAGAAACGATTAAATCCACAAATTTTCCATCATTGACTAGTGAATTTAACCTTTCATTGAAGTTAAGCTGATAAAATGGCAGAATGCAACGTGCACGATTAGCATCAGCCAATGAAGATTCAATGCAGGTATTGATTTTATATGCATCGATGCCGACTGATTCCACCAACTCCGCTTTTCCAAGCAAATACAATTCATTTATGGATTTTTCCGGAACCATATCAATAACATGACCCTCAATAATGTTAAAGAATCTGTTAAGCAAGTTTACAACTTCCTTAAGTTCCAAAACATGTTTTATCTGTACTTTTAGGGAATTGGATAAAAAGTATTTGTTGGATTCACGGTAAACAAAATCCCTAATTTCCAAACCATGCAAAGTGCTTGAAATTGAACTGTAGTTTAATTCAGTGCTTTTAGCCAGATCCTTCATGTTTTGGGATTTTTCTAATAGTGAAGCCAATATTTTTAATCTGATAATTGAATTTGCAGCGAATTTAACATCATCAGATACCACATCATAGTTTTTTAAGTAGTTTGAACTTTCTGTCATATTTGTCACCTACATTTTATTACTCGCACCTTTATTTTTTATTACGATAGGATATATAAACTCTTGAAGTGCAGAAAAGTGAAAAATCGCACTTACAAAAACTTTATTAACCAAAAAATGTTAGATAACTTTTAAGAAACAAAATTAATTTTGACTTGGGATTAAAATGATAGACACACACATGCATGCAGATGCAAGAAGCGGAGAAGATTTTGAACAGATGTATTTGGCTGGAATTGATTGTGCAATAACCTGCAGTTATTACCCATATAAAATACCAGAGGATATTGTTCTTTTGAATCATCTAAATAGAATTCTTGAACTAGATACAAAAAGAGCTTCAGAACATGGGATTGATTTGAAGGTTGCTCTTGGAATCCATCCTACAAATTCAAATGTCAATCCTGAAAAAATCTTTGAAAGCTTGTATGAATGGATTGAAACAGAACAGATTGTTGCCATCGGCGAAATCGGCCTTGAAGATTTAACAGATAATGAAGTCAGCATATTCAAACAGCAATTGGACATAGCAGATGAAACAAATTCCAAAGTAATCATACATACTCCCCGCAAAAATAAAAGTGAAGTCTTAAAAGTGATTTTGGACATTATCCCAGAGCATATCAGTGAAAAACAAGCAGTAATCGACCACATAAATCCAAAAGTCATCGGAGATGTAATCGATTGTGATTGCATGTTGGGCTTAACTGTACAGCCTCAAAAAATGGATAAATTTGAAGCAATATCAATTCTGGACGAATATGGATTTGACAAATTCCTGTTGAACAGTGATATAAGCAACAAGCCATCAGATCCCCTTTCCGTACCGAAAACAGTCCGTGAACTAACAAGGCAGGGCTATGGAAAAAGCGAAATTGAAAAGGTCTCACATAAGAATGCTCAAAAATTTTTTAATCTTTAGATAAAATGAATATCATTAAAAAACTACCTATTCCAGTTTCCGGATTAATCCTTGCATCATTATCCCTGGGAAATCTTCTTCAGAACATACATCCCAGCCTTAGATTTCTTTTTGGAGCAATAGGCATAATATTTCTAATCTTAATCCTTCTAAAAGTTGTTTTTTATCCTCAACTCATAAAAGATGACTTTAAAAATCCGGTCATTGCAAGCAGTTCAGGAACATTTTCAATGAGTTTGATGATCCTATCTACATATCTCATGCCATTTATGCCAGGTATTTCATATACCCTATGGATAATTGGAATAGTGCTTCATATTTTATTAATAATTTACTTTACCTATCATTTTATCGTGCACAATTTTGATATTTCCAATGTTTATCCAAGCTACTGGATAGTCTATGTTGGAATCACCATGGCCGCAATTACTGCAAACGTCCATGGAATCAATGATGCGGATTTCATATTCTTCATTATCGGATTTATCGGAATGCTTGTATCCACACCGTTAGTATTATACAGGGAATTTATTTATGATAAAATTCCGGAAATGAACAGACCGTTAACATGTATTTTTACAGCATTGTTCAGCATATTGATTGTGGGATATGTTAACTCCGCAGACATCATTTCAAACGAGTTTCTAACAGTTCTATATAGCATAGCATCAATATTCTACATTTTCGCAATATACAAACTGATAAGAAATATAAAAATAAGGTTCTACCCAAGCTTTGCGGCATTCACATTTCCATTCGTAATCAGTGCCCTTGCAACAAAGGGAGTTCTGGGCACACTAAAAATAGGACTTTTAAATTATGTTTTAGCTTTGCAGACGGTTATAGCGACAGTATTGGTTGTATATGTATTAATCAAATACATTAAATTCTTAAAAAAATAGTTAAAGTAGAAATTAATCTACTTATCCTTTATTGATAACTTTAACCTTTTTAGGTGAGATGATAATTAAATTTTTCTCTTCACTACGTGAAAGCAATAAAGCTTGAGCACCATATCTTGCCCTCATTTGCTTAATTTTTTCTCCTGCCAATTTAAAGTTAGGAGCACTTTCTCTTTCTAAAAAGGATAAATCAACGATGACCGGATTCTTTTCTTCAAGCACCTGGTCAACAATATAATTAATGTCATCGATTGTTTTTGGTCTGATTAAAAC of uncultured Methanobrevibacter sp. contains these proteins:
- the glyS gene encoding glycine--tRNA ligase produces the protein MNHDKMSNISAKRGFLWPSFEIYSGVSGFTDYGPLGASLKNNIMQKWRKQYVSGEGFYEIEGPTVMPKEVLKASGHVDNFTDPMCKCEECGEVFRADHIIEEVIGEDVESLENEELDQIVIDNNIVCPECGGKLSNIWNYNLMFKTEIGAKGDKVGYMRPETAQGIFILFKRLERFFRGKLPFGAVQLGKAYRNEISPRQGVIRLREFTQAEAEIFLNPKDKTHPKFSQIEDVMLRLNSQEVQENNLEPLEITAREALDKGIVANEMLIYQLYLARKFLTEIGIPEDVLRFRQHLKGEMAHYALDCWDVEVKTDKYGWVEIIGIADRGDYDLSSHSKFSNDELNVFIEYDEPKKVQKTIVKPNLSKFGPIFKGDSPKVKQAIEEADVDEVKQALENDGKFTIELDKVYEVTEDLLIFEDVEEEITGEKIVPHVIEPSFGIDRITYSVLLHSFTETDEKDYFKFDKSVAPVQLGIFPLVNKKGLPEVAQELTETLRMEGFKVEYDATGTIGKRYARADEIGIPLAVTVDFDTLEDNQVTIRDRDTEAQERIAIEDLKDYLEKFYK
- the dcd gene encoding dCTP deaminase; translation: MAILSDKTIKEYLDEGKIGIEPLLDEKQIQPSSVDMRLGDEFKVFKVIRKPYIDPKDEEDVASYMESTTVPKGDAFIIHPNEFALATTLEYVKIPDDLVARVEGRSSMGRLGVTMHVTAGFIDPGFEGKITLEISNIGAMPVALYPGQRVCQIVFETMTTPSELPYGHPSRKSKYMGQTRPESSRVKLDYELKKD
- the iorA gene encoding indolepyruvate ferredoxin oxidoreductase subunit alpha is translated as MNLKELVTGVSGEKQFLLGNEAAVRGVIEAGVSIAATYPGTPSSEIGNILSVLAKDANIYFEFSTNEKVAMEVAATAAASGLRSFTFMKHVGLNAAADSFMTTAYSGVNGGMVILSADDPSLFSSQNEQDTRNYAKLANMPILEPSNCQEVKDMVKYAFDLSEQFKIPVIVRTTTRVSHMRGVVEFGDVADNSSNNDNHWKRGHFNKDPSKYVPVPAFAGDMHVRLWDKIHKIEKLTNESEFNREVELSGDKKYGIITSSSAYNYAHDVCKFNDLDINILKLGFSYPFPHDLVAEFLKDLDEVFIVEEVDPIIERDTLAVVGAEKLNVTVHGKLDETFPIYHEFNSDVVADGINKVLNFKQDSEVKFSSSLEKLQDDIPSRAPVLCAGCPHRAMYYGVNIAIEELGLKPSDVVFASDIGCYTLGINPPYNAADYLLSMGSSVGDGCGFSVSTDQKVVSFIGDSTFFHSGVSPLINAVHNKHNFVLTVLDNRITAMTGGQPNPGIPVDGMGDEAPEVSIRKLALACGCDFVRVINPFNLDQVVKTYKEAIEREDTAVIISKAPCTLIKGLTKKPPVQLVEKNCNNCDKCVSELACPAISKINGKIVIDEAQCDGCNVCIQVCKYGALEAGR
- a CDS encoding indolepyruvate oxidoreductase subunit beta, which gives rise to MDNHYSIYICGVGGQGIIKTSTIIGEAAMNQGLDVVMSEIHGMSQRGGSVSTELKIGGYNSSIIPKQGADMLLSFEPIETIRGLDKVNSETKIVYNTHPIIPSSTDKAYPSVDSITRTLKENFKHVLPIDGTQLAIDAGSVLSLNMVLLGAVTADDKFPLTKESVIDAMKNNLKPKFHDMNLKAIESGYKSIKG
- a CDS encoding winged helix-turn-helix domain-containing protein, which produces MTESSNYLKNYDVVSDDVKFAANSIIRLKILASLLEKSQNMKDLAKSTELNYSSISSTLHGLEIRDFVYRESNKYFLSNSLKVQIKHVLELKEVVNLLNRFFNIIEGHVIDMVPEKSINELYLLGKAELVESVGIDAYKINTCIESSLADANRARCILPFYQLNFNERLNSLVNDGKFVDLIVSDEIYDIYEKKSDSRYISSFKSKNNFLLIVTDKMMILGLFKDNGHFDQNRLVVSENKDAMMWANNLFRNFKKSNK
- a CDS encoding TatD family hydrolase — its product is MIDTHMHADARSGEDFEQMYLAGIDCAITCSYYPYKIPEDIVLLNHLNRILELDTKRASEHGIDLKVALGIHPTNSNVNPEKIFESLYEWIETEQIVAIGEIGLEDLTDNEVSIFKQQLDIADETNSKVIIHTPRKNKSEVLKVILDIIPEHISEKQAVIDHINPKVIGDVIDCDCMLGLTVQPQKMDKFEAISILDEYGFDKFLLNSDISNKPSDPLSVPKTVRELTRQGYGKSEIEKVSHKNAQKFFNL
- a CDS encoding TrmJ/YjtD family RNA methyltransferase translates to MIKIGDAAVTEEKVVETTAMNSPESKEESKTEKKSTSTKKAKSKTQSRGSARAKLIREKEEKELNLFKENIYIVFVECETPGNVGFLARTMANFGLKNLVLINPTKLTNEAYYQATHGKYIVENAKIYQSLDEFYQSQRIDFKVASTGMAGGSYNLSRIPIRPEELGKSMNVSNKIAILFGREGDGLTNKEISDCDICVSIPTDPTYPIMNISHAAAIIFYELFKNKHDYAVEGLSESSNLEKDYLQKDMNDLIDSLDIPEHKKKNAKKTFNNIISRAFITGREAFTLKGILRRLKNKIGEQ
- a CDS encoding 4Fe-4S binding protein — its product is MRRPRFVDISRFSLKYVFNWRFWIAEITKKSKVYRKIVDKMLFEDDEIIVIPNTININQKIESEGSEFLPTQIIKDVIKRCDDIVIMNSCLCRSSNNCQDYPQDIGCIFLGPTARKIPKHIGHLATVEEALEQVDRADEAGLSHIIGRNKIDTVWMNIRPGKGLLTICHCCPCCCLWKVYPNLDNEISEKLEKLDGVTVKLQEENCKMCKKCLNEVCMFDSISLKDNKISIDYDNCKGCGLCVNACKFDAITIDYSEKTIDNIVNRIDNLLEIREL
- the tfrB gene encoding fumarate reductase (CoM/CoB) subunit TfrB, which translates into the protein MIKVYVSRFNSETDTEPHLECYEIEKTPHMKVLDALQAINDKYDADISFQSSCRAGQCGSCGILFKGNGALACQKEIKDGAIIEPLHFPVIKDLIVDRSSIEAKVKQLELSLQCDHKCESINEDITKSESSETKKVRSCIECYSCLSTCPVVNIATEEFGGPYLMRYIRKFETDPRDNFDRLKEALDDGLYNCTSCGKCLSVCPKNINTFGDAIEKMRAIAVANGSGPLPEHVAFKENILETGRSVKTKNTPFLKEAVHETGSKIAFFTGCMVDYKFPELGHTLVKILKENGIDIDVPEGQVCCGSPLLRTGQTDIVQDLVDKNKEVFKDYDTVITICSGCGATLKNNHPHFGSELNVMDISEFLEDKIDASKLNEVNMKVTYHDPCHLGRGQGIKDAPRNIIEMIPGVEFEEMKYPCQCCGAGGGIKSGKPEIAMDLSKSKAEMIKDTGAEAVITICPFCELNLQDGLNAIDLENVESMHILKLLEKSYE
- a CDS encoding TDT family transporter, with product MNIIKKLPIPVSGLILASLSLGNLLQNIHPSLRFLFGAIGIIFLILILLKVVFYPQLIKDDFKNPVIASSSGTFSMSLMILSTYLMPFMPGISYTLWIIGIVLHILLIIYFTYHFIVHNFDISNVYPSYWIVYVGITMAAITANVHGINDADFIFFIIGFIGMLVSTPLVLYREFIYDKIPEMNRPLTCIFTALFSILIVGYVNSADIISNEFLTVLYSIASIFYIFAIYKLIRNIKIRFYPSFAAFTFPFVISALATKGVLGTLKIGLLNYVLALQTVIATVLVVYVLIKYIKFLKK